One part of the Streptomyces sp. NBC_00286 genome encodes these proteins:
- a CDS encoding IS4 family transposase, translated as MQCVITREIAVAEGLYAPGHLGELTQIVPFEMVDTVLAECGAVQRRLRKLPARVVVYLLLAAALFEDCGYRAVWGKLTAALDALPLPSVTATALWHARCRLGPRPLQALFDLLRGPASTIGTTGARWAHLLVVAIDGTYLDVPDSPHTRACLGKGSNRFNTAGYPQICLTALVACGTRAVLDAAFGPRSTGETTYGRRLLRSLTPGMIVLLDRGFSGNAFLEHTAATGADFLARLTATRKPPLLRRLPDGSFLSRIATVDVRIIECEITITTTAGRHTGVYRLATTLLDHRTHPAFELVKLYHERWEVESAYFAIKKSMLGRRVLRARTMPGIAQEVYALLTVYQAIRTAIADATGTVPGTDPDRASFSAALQAARDQVVQAANVIAGTTIDLVGAIGHAVLNQLMPARRLRVSPRAVKRPLSRYAYKSLRVDRRTYKATISIDILSTTAISP; from the coding sequence GTGCAGTGTGTCATCACCCGCGAGATCGCGGTAGCCGAGGGCCTCTACGCGCCAGGCCATCTGGGCGAGCTGACCCAGATCGTGCCGTTCGAGATGGTCGATACGGTGCTCGCCGAGTGCGGGGCCGTTCAGCGTCGGCTGCGCAAGCTGCCTGCCCGCGTCGTCGTCTACCTGCTGCTGGCCGCCGCGTTGTTCGAGGACTGCGGCTACCGCGCCGTGTGGGGCAAGCTGACTGCCGCGTTGGATGCGCTGCCGCTGCCGAGTGTCACGGCAACAGCCCTGTGGCATGCCCGCTGCCGCCTGGGACCCCGCCCGCTGCAGGCCCTGTTCGACCTCCTGCGCGGCCCGGCGAGCACGATCGGTACCACCGGGGCACGCTGGGCCCACCTGCTGGTCGTCGCCATCGACGGCACCTACCTCGACGTCCCCGACAGCCCCCACACCCGCGCCTGCCTGGGCAAGGGGTCCAACCGGTTCAACACCGCCGGCTACCCGCAGATCTGCCTGACCGCCCTGGTCGCCTGCGGCACCCGCGCCGTCCTGGACGCGGCCTTCGGACCACGCAGCACCGGCGAGACCACCTACGGCCGGCGCCTGCTGCGCTCCCTGACACCCGGAATGATCGTGCTGCTGGACCGCGGCTTCAGCGGCAACGCCTTCCTTGAGCACACCGCCGCCACCGGAGCCGACTTCCTGGCCCGCCTGACCGCCACCCGCAAACCGCCCCTCCTGCGGCGCCTGCCGGACGGCTCCTTCCTCTCCCGCATCGCCACCGTCGACGTCCGCATCATCGAATGCGAGATCACCATCACCACCACCGCCGGACGCCACACCGGCGTCTACCGTCTGGCGACCACCCTGCTCGACCACCGCACCCATCCCGCGTTCGAGCTGGTCAAGCTCTACCACGAACGCTGGGAAGTGGAGTCCGCCTACTTCGCGATCAAGAAATCCATGCTCGGCCGCCGGGTCCTGCGCGCCCGCACCATGCCCGGCATCGCCCAGGAGGTCTACGCCCTGCTCACCGTCTACCAGGCCATCAGGACCGCCATCGCCGACGCCACCGGCACCGTCCCCGGCACCGACCCAGACCGCGCAAGCTTCTCCGCCGCCCTCCAAGCCGCCCGCGACCAGGTCGTCCAGGCCGCGAACGTGATCGCCGGCACCACCATCGACCTCGTCGGCGCCATCGGCCACGCGGTCCTGAACCAGCTCATGCCCGCCCGCCGCCTGCGCGTCAGCCCCCGCGCCGTCAAACGCCCCCTGTCCCGCTACGCCTATAAAAGTCTCCGCGTCGACCGACGCACCTACAAGGCCACCATCAGCATCGACATCCTCTCGACAACAGCCATCAGCCCATAA
- a CDS encoding XdhC/CoxI family protein: protein MLNIADTLHRWCRGARPFALATVVDVRGSAPLQVGTSVAVDADGNAVGSISGGCVEGAVYELCRQVLHDGGAPQRAWFGYSDDDAFAVGLTCGGELDVLVQRVDPADRPHPGPVSKVAPAGRRLARATILEPASHGSDGGTPFAAPGESPSTSSRRASTRHSPSLRPGGPPEHTPPHSNPSSRGGTPSPPPGPPSGRTTPLSTQALAAALDEVAEGRPAAVAQVVDGPDHLLGATLSVLADGSMTYGTLDHEAADRLVVDEARALLQAGRTARVAVGGNGDGCPEPLTVLVHVHASRPRMLVFGAVDFAAALSQAGAFLGYRVTVCDARPVFATRARFPYADEVVVDWPHRYLAQTAVDARTAVCVLTHDAKFDIPLLQLALDLPVGYIGAMGSRRTSDERLRLLREVGVPEEQLARLRSPIGLDLGARTPEETAVSITAEIIAHTNQAAGLPLSQGTGPIHRPLVRGRADGRTALDEVPARVGAGR, encoded by the coding sequence ATGCTGAACATCGCGGACACACTGCACCGCTGGTGCCGCGGGGCGCGCCCCTTCGCCCTGGCCACCGTCGTCGACGTGCGGGGCAGCGCACCCCTGCAGGTCGGTACGTCCGTCGCGGTGGACGCCGACGGCAACGCGGTCGGCAGCATCTCCGGCGGCTGTGTCGAGGGCGCCGTGTACGAGCTGTGCCGTCAGGTGCTCCACGACGGAGGCGCTCCGCAGCGCGCCTGGTTCGGCTACTCCGACGACGACGCCTTCGCCGTCGGGCTGACCTGCGGCGGCGAACTCGACGTACTCGTCCAGCGCGTCGACCCCGCCGACAGGCCCCACCCAGGGCCTGTGTCGAAAGTGGCGCCTGCCGGCCGACGCCTGGCACGCGCCACCATCCTCGAACCGGCTTCGCACGGCTCGGACGGGGGGACCCCCTTCGCCGCACCGGGCGAAAGCCCAAGTACGTCCAGTAGGAGGGCTTCCACCCGGCACTCCCCCAGCCTCCGGCCGGGGGGACCCCCAGAGCACACTCCCCCACACTCGAACCCGAGCTCGCGCGGGGGGACCCCATCGCCGCCGCCCGGCCCGCCCTCCGGGCGAACTACGCCACTTTCGACACAGGCCCTAGCGGCGGCCCTCGACGAGGTCGCGGAAGGCAGGCCCGCGGCCGTGGCCCAGGTCGTCGACGGCCCCGACCACCTGCTCGGCGCGACCCTGAGCGTCCTCGCCGACGGCAGCATGACGTACGGCACCCTGGACCACGAGGCGGCGGACCGGCTGGTGGTGGACGAAGCCCGCGCCCTGCTGCAGGCGGGCCGCACCGCCCGCGTCGCGGTCGGCGGGAACGGGGACGGGTGTCCCGAACCGCTGACCGTCCTCGTCCACGTCCACGCGTCCCGCCCGCGCATGCTGGTCTTCGGCGCGGTCGACTTCGCCGCCGCCCTCAGCCAGGCCGGCGCCTTCCTCGGCTACCGGGTCACCGTGTGCGACGCCCGCCCCGTCTTCGCGACGCGCGCCCGCTTCCCGTACGCCGATGAGGTCGTCGTCGACTGGCCTCACCGCTACCTGGCGCAGACGGCCGTGGACGCCCGTACCGCCGTCTGCGTTCTCACCCACGACGCCAAGTTCGACATCCCCCTGCTGCAGCTCGCCCTCGACCTGCCGGTGGGCTACATCGGCGCGATGGGCTCTCGGCGCACCAGCGACGAACGCCTGCGCCTCCTGCGCGAGGTCGGCGTGCCCGAGGAACAGCTCGCCCGGCTGCGCTCACCGATCGGCCTCGACCTCGGTGCCCGTACCCCCGAGGAGACGGCCGTCTCGATCACCGCGGAGATCATCGCCCACACCAACCAAGCCGCCGGTCTGCCTCTGTCCCAGGGCACAGGGCCGATACATCGTCCGCTGGTCCGTGGCCGGGCCGACGGTCGGACCGCCCTCGACGAGGTGCCCGCACGCGTCGGCGCAGGCCGCTGA